In Burkholderia sp. GAS332, one DNA window encodes the following:
- a CDS encoding guanylate kinase, translating into MTDHTRETSAPRNPYAGAYPGNLFMVVAPSGAGKSTLVNALLAGDNAIRLSISYTTRPPRPKEQDGEHYHFTTVDDFLTRHAAGEYLESAEVHGNYYATSRVWIEEQMKSGHDVLLEIDWQGAQQVKKQFHNAVEIFILPPSLDALEERLKKRGQDEPNVITRRLLAAGSEMAHAAEAEYVVINDNFDRALGELRCLVAATRSRFASQYARHTQLFVQLGIHLPHA; encoded by the coding sequence ATGACCGACCACACACGCGAAACCAGCGCACCGCGCAACCCCTACGCTGGTGCTTATCCCGGCAACCTGTTCATGGTGGTCGCGCCTTCGGGCGCGGGCAAGTCGACGCTCGTGAACGCGCTGCTCGCCGGCGACAACGCGATCCGTCTGTCGATTTCGTACACGACGCGCCCGCCCCGTCCGAAGGAGCAGGACGGCGAGCACTATCACTTCACGACGGTCGACGATTTCCTGACGCGTCACGCGGCCGGCGAGTATCTGGAAAGCGCCGAAGTGCACGGCAACTACTACGCGACTTCGCGTGTGTGGATCGAAGAGCAGATGAAGAGCGGCCACGACGTGCTGCTCGAAATCGACTGGCAGGGCGCGCAACAGGTGAAGAAGCAGTTTCACAACGCGGTCGAAATTTTCATCTTGCCGCCGTCGCTGGATGCGCTCGAAGAGCGTTTGAAAAAGCGCGGCCAGGACGAACCGAACGTGATTACGCGCCGTCTGCTTGCAGCCGGCAGCGAGATGGCGCACGCGGCCGAAGCGGAGTACGTCGTGATCAATGACAACTTCGATCGCGCGCTCGGTGAACTGCGGTGCCTCGTGGCCGCGACGCGTTCGCGCTTCGCCTCGCAATACGCGCGCCACACGCAGCTTTTCGTGCAGCTCGGTATCCACCTGCCACACGCGTGA
- a CDS encoding XTP/dITP diphosphohydrolase has translation MSEVRQGNGAVASDSPLRKVVLASNNAGKLREFAALLGAAGIELIPQGVLNVPEAEEPYPTFVENALTKARHAAKLTGLPALADDSGLCVRALRGAPGVYSARYAQLAGGEKSDAANNAQLVSALQGETDRRAYYYCVLALVRHADDPEPLIAEGRWHGEMLDAPRGEHGFGYDPYFFLPSLNASAAELEPAVKNASSHRAIALRQLLARLTEEV, from the coding sequence GTGAGTGAGGTTCGCCAAGGCAACGGCGCGGTTGCGTCTGACTCGCCGTTGAGGAAAGTCGTGCTGGCGTCGAACAACGCGGGCAAGTTGCGCGAGTTCGCGGCGCTGCTCGGCGCGGCCGGCATCGAGCTGATTCCGCAGGGCGTGCTGAACGTGCCGGAGGCGGAAGAGCCGTATCCGACTTTCGTCGAAAACGCGCTGACCAAGGCGCGTCACGCAGCGAAGCTCACCGGCCTGCCCGCGCTCGCCGACGATTCCGGCTTGTGCGTGCGCGCGCTGCGTGGTGCACCCGGCGTTTATTCGGCGCGCTACGCGCAGCTTGCCGGCGGCGAAAAGAGCGATGCGGCGAACAACGCTCAGCTCGTTTCAGCCTTGCAGGGTGAAACCGATCGTCGCGCGTATTACTACTGTGTGCTGGCGCTCGTGCGTCATGCGGACGACCCCGAACCGCTGATCGCCGAAGGCCGCTGGCACGGCGAAATGCTGGATGCGCCGCGCGGCGAGCATGGCTTCGGGTATGACCCGTACTTCTTCCTGCCGTCGCTGAATGCGAGCGCTGCGGAACTCGAGCCGGCGGTGAAGAACGCCAGCAGCCATCGCGCGATTGCATTGCGCCAACTGCTCGCGCGTTTGACGGAGGAAGTGTGA
- a CDS encoding DNA-directed RNA polymerase subunit omega, producing MARITVEDCLKQIPNRFELALAATYRARQLAQGHTPKIESRDKPTVVALREIAAGQVGVEMLKKVPV from the coding sequence ATGGCCCGCATTACCGTCGAAGACTGCCTCAAACAGATCCCGAACCGTTTCGAACTCGCGCTTGCCGCAACCTATCGCGCGCGTCAGCTCGCTCAAGGCCACACGCCGAAGATCGAAAGCCGCGACAAGCCCACCGTCGTCGCACTGCGCGAAATCGCAGCCGGCCAGGTTGGCGTCGAAATGCTGAAGAAGGTGCCGGTTTAA
- a CDS encoding RNAse PH, translated as MRLTMAGESNRPACTRRGAENPHYPIFAGKALHTRAAARAAPPRPAPRHRQAAVRRTGCPAPGAIGGKIALSLLLFFPTDPNMTNHTQRPSGRQANQLRDVRITRHYTKHAEGSVLVEFGDTKVICTASIAESVPSFLRDRGQGWLTAEYGMLPRATHTRSDREAARGKQTGRTQEIQRLIGRALRSVFDLEKLGARTLHIDCDVIQADGGTRTASITGAFVAAHDAVAKLLAAGRIESSPITEYVAAISVGVYDGLPVLDLDYDEDSQCDTDMNVVMTGAGGFVEIQGTAEGVPFSRDEMNSLLDLASDGINTLIAKQKEALEQKSE; from the coding sequence ATGCGTTTGACGATGGCCGGAGAGTCGAATCGCCCGGCGTGTACGAGACGCGGAGCGGAGAATCCGCATTATCCCATTTTTGCCGGCAAGGCCCTTCATACGCGGGCCGCCGCGCGCGCCGCACCACCTCGTCCGGCGCCCCGGCACAGGCAGGCAGCCGTCCGCCGGACCGGCTGCCCCGCGCCCGGCGCGATCGGCGGTAAAATCGCGCTTTCCCTCCTGCTTTTCTTCCCTACCGATCCCAACATGACCAATCACACCCAACGCCCCAGCGGCCGCCAGGCCAATCAGCTGCGCGACGTGCGCATCACGCGCCACTACACGAAGCATGCGGAGGGCTCGGTACTGGTCGAATTCGGCGACACCAAGGTCATCTGCACGGCGAGCATCGCCGAGAGCGTGCCGTCGTTCCTGCGCGACCGCGGCCAGGGCTGGCTGACCGCCGAATACGGCATGTTGCCGCGCGCCACGCATACCCGTAGCGACCGCGAAGCGGCGCGTGGCAAACAAACCGGCCGCACTCAGGAAATCCAGCGTCTGATCGGCCGTGCACTGCGCTCGGTGTTCGATCTCGAGAAACTCGGCGCGCGCACACTGCATATCGATTGCGACGTGATCCAGGCCGACGGCGGGACGCGCACGGCCAGCATCACCGGCGCGTTCGTGGCCGCGCATGACGCGGTGGCCAAATTGCTGGCTGCGGGGCGCATCGAAAGCTCGCCGATTACCGAATACGTCGCGGCGATTTCGGTCGGCGTGTACGACGGTTTGCCGGTGCTGGACCTCGATTACGACGAAGACTCGCAATGCGACACCGACATGAATGTGGTGATGACGGGCGCGGGCGGCTTCGTCGAAATTCAAGGCACGGCTGAAGGTGTGCCGTTCTCGCGCGATGAAATGAATTCGCTGCTGGATCTGGCGAGCGACGGCATCAACACGCTGATCGCCAAGCAGAAGGAAGCGTTGGAGCAAAAGAGTGAGTGA
- a CDS encoding transcriptional regulator, LysR family has translation MQHQFEDVLLGSIELFCLAAELESFTLAATAASVTPAAVSRSVARLEARLNVRLFVRTTRQIRLTDAGRRYFEQCRQALSLLTDAEREATGQQTTPTGVLRISMPTPYGHYRVLPLLADFRARYPGVTVEAHLSNRNIDFAEEGFDLAIRGRAPSDSGLIARKIEDAELVVVASPAYLRGAGKLETPDDLIHHDCIQFARPSTGRNLLWLFNQEHKETEMMTHGGYGSSGDVLSGVTLARHGAGIFQTYRFIVEKDIADGTLKELLIPYGGCSRPFVLIYPHARHLSSRVRSFVDFLMERLGSRSASARA, from the coding sequence ATGCAGCATCAATTTGAAGATGTCCTTCTGGGCAGTATTGAACTGTTCTGTCTCGCGGCTGAACTCGAGAGTTTTACGCTGGCCGCGACCGCCGCAAGCGTGACGCCGGCCGCCGTCAGCCGTTCAGTCGCGCGTCTGGAGGCACGACTGAATGTGCGCCTGTTTGTGCGGACCACCAGACAGATCCGGCTGACGGACGCGGGAAGGCGCTACTTCGAACAATGCCGGCAGGCGCTGAGCCTGCTGACCGACGCCGAGCGTGAAGCAACCGGGCAGCAAACCACGCCGACCGGCGTGTTACGGATCAGCATGCCGACACCGTATGGCCACTATCGCGTTCTTCCCCTGCTAGCGGACTTTCGGGCGCGCTATCCCGGCGTCACGGTCGAAGCGCACCTCAGCAACCGCAATATCGACTTTGCGGAAGAAGGCTTCGACCTGGCCATTCGCGGACGCGCGCCGAGCGACTCCGGTCTGATCGCGCGAAAGATCGAGGATGCGGAACTGGTGGTGGTCGCCTCGCCGGCTTATCTGCGCGGCGCCGGCAAACTGGAAACGCCGGATGATCTGATCCATCACGACTGCATCCAGTTTGCGCGGCCAAGTACCGGCCGCAATCTCCTGTGGCTGTTCAACCAGGAACACAAGGAGACAGAAATGATGACGCACGGCGGTTACGGGTCGTCGGGCGATGTGCTTTCCGGGGTGACTCTGGCGCGCCATGGGGCGGGCATCTTTCAGACCTATCGCTTCATCGTCGAGAAAGACATCGCCGACGGAACGCTCAAGGAATTGCTCATCCCTTATGGCGGTTGTTCACGACCCTTCGTCCTGATCTATCCGCATGCGCGGCATCTGTCGTCGCGCGTGCGGAGCTTTGTCGACTTCCTGATGGAAAGACTGGGATCGCGTAGTGCGTCAGCCCGAGCGTGA
- a CDS encoding 4-oxalocrotonate tautomerase codes for MPIVTIQVTREGSKPGNDSVTADEKAQLIAGVSQLLLDVLNKPLEATFVVIEEVNTENWGWGGLPVKLYRKQLGQKPG; via the coding sequence ATGCCTATCGTCACCATTCAGGTTACCCGCGAGGGGTCCAAACCCGGCAACGATTCCGTCACTGCCGATGAAAAAGCCCAGCTCATCGCAGGCGTCAGTCAGTTACTGCTCGACGTGCTCAACAAGCCGCTCGAAGCGACCTTTGTTGTCATCGAGGAGGTGAACACGGAGAACTGGGGCTGGGGTGGATTACCGGTCAAACTCTATCGCAAGCAGCTAGGCCAGAAGCCGGGCTGA
- a CDS encoding transcriptional regulator, LysR family (manually curated), producing MDRIDAMKVFVATLDEGSLAGAGRRLGRSPAAVSRAIAFLEEHTGTALLHRTTRTIRLSAAGERYASACRRILTDLEEADLLVADERSAPRGLLTVTAPIAAGEDVLRPILDDFIERHPAVPIRLQLLDRPVSLIDEGIDVALRIAHLADSTLIAIPVGEVRRVVAASPQYLATHPAINEPADLAHHQIVSMTHFGLDSWSFPPSGRSTIPQVVQLAPCFIVNTIRAAIASTVAGHGVTRMFSYHIAEQVKAGSLKIVLRDSEHSPLPVHLLTPHGRLSVPKVRAFVDFAAPRLRQHFEQLQHITDTD from the coding sequence ATGGACCGAATCGACGCAATGAAGGTGTTCGTGGCCACGCTGGACGAAGGCAGCCTGGCTGGCGCCGGACGTCGGCTCGGGCGATCCCCGGCGGCGGTGAGCCGCGCCATCGCCTTCCTCGAAGAGCACACCGGAACCGCCCTGCTGCACCGGACAACGCGGACGATCCGGCTGAGTGCGGCGGGCGAACGTTATGCATCGGCCTGCCGGCGCATCCTGACCGATCTCGAGGAGGCCGATTTGCTGGTGGCCGACGAGCGGTCGGCGCCGCGGGGTCTGCTGACCGTGACCGCGCCTATTGCCGCCGGCGAGGACGTGCTGCGGCCAATACTGGACGATTTCATCGAGCGCCATCCCGCTGTGCCGATCCGCCTGCAACTGCTCGACCGTCCAGTCAGCCTGATCGACGAAGGAATCGACGTGGCGCTGCGTATCGCGCATCTTGCGGATTCGACGCTGATCGCGATACCGGTGGGCGAAGTCCGCCGCGTTGTCGCGGCTTCGCCGCAGTACCTCGCCACCCATCCCGCCATCAACGAACCGGCCGATCTCGCGCATCATCAGATCGTCTCGATGACGCATTTCGGGCTGGATTCCTGGAGCTTTCCGCCGTCCGGCCGTTCGACGATTCCTCAGGTCGTGCAGTTGGCCCCGTGCTTTATCGTCAACACGATCCGGGCGGCGATCGCATCGACAGTTGCCGGCCACGGCGTCACCCGGATGTTTTCGTATCACATTGCCGAACAGGTCAAGGCCGGGTCGCTGAAGATCGTGTTGCGCGATAGCGAGCATTCACCGCTACCGGTTCACCTCCTGACGCCGCACGGACGCCTGTCGGTCCCCAAGGTGCGTGCTTTTGTCGACTTCGCGGCACCGCGTCTGCGCCAGCATTTCGAGCAACTGCAACACATCACCGATACGGATTGA
- a CDS encoding oxygen-independent coproporphyrinogen-3 oxidase, with protein MIPIKPAPADIGNGVIKAFTSPGSIRLTSLPPLALYVHFPWCVRKCPYCDFNSHEWKGDTFPETEYLDALRADLELALPLVWGRQVHTVFIGGGTPSLLSAAGLDRMLSDIRALLPLDADAEITLEANPGTFEADKFAQFRASGVNRLSVGIQSFNEGHLKALGRIHDSTQARHAVEVAATTFDNFNLDLMFALPQQTLAECQADVETALSFAPPHLSLYHLTLEPNTLFAKFPPALPDDDASADMQDWIHERTTAAGYERYEVSAYAQPHRQSKHNLNYWRFGDYLGIGAGAHTKLSFPNRVLRQVRYKHPTTFIEQAMAGTAVQEEHEVGPRDLPFEFMLNALRLVEGFPVHRFIERTGLSMTSIEPALQEAERRKLITRDHQKIAPTPLGQAFLNDLQELFLKDPQ; from the coding sequence GTGATTCCGATTAAACCGGCGCCCGCCGATATCGGCAACGGCGTCATCAAGGCATTTACGTCGCCGGGCAGCATTCGTCTGACGTCGTTGCCGCCGTTGGCGTTGTATGTGCACTTTCCCTGGTGCGTGCGCAAATGCCCGTACTGCGATTTCAACTCGCATGAATGGAAGGGCGACACGTTCCCGGAAACCGAGTATCTCGACGCGTTGCGCGCCGATCTCGAATTGGCACTGCCGCTTGTGTGGGGCCGCCAGGTGCATACGGTGTTCATCGGCGGCGGCACGCCCAGCTTGCTGTCGGCAGCCGGGCTCGACCGTATGCTGTCCGACATCCGCGCGCTGCTGCCGCTCGACGCCGATGCGGAAATCACGCTCGAAGCCAACCCGGGTACGTTCGAAGCGGACAAGTTCGCCCAGTTTCGCGCGAGCGGCGTGAATCGCCTGTCGGTGGGCATCCAGAGTTTCAATGAAGGGCATCTGAAGGCGCTCGGCCGGATTCACGACTCGACGCAAGCACGCCATGCGGTCGAAGTGGCCGCGACCACCTTCGACAACTTCAATCTCGATCTGATGTTCGCGCTGCCGCAGCAGACGCTCGCGGAATGTCAGGCTGACGTGGAGACGGCGTTGTCGTTCGCGCCGCCGCATTTGTCGCTGTATCACCTCACGCTCGAACCGAACACGCTGTTTGCGAAATTCCCGCCGGCGCTCCCCGACGACGATGCATCCGCCGACATGCAGGACTGGATTCACGAACGCACGACGGCCGCCGGTTACGAACGCTACGAGGTGTCCGCGTATGCGCAGCCGCATCGGCAGAGCAAGCACAATCTGAACTACTGGCGCTTCGGCGACTATCTCGGCATCGGCGCGGGCGCGCATACCAAGCTGTCGTTTCCGAACCGTGTGCTGCGTCAGGTGCGCTACAAGCACCCGACTACCTTCATCGAGCAAGCGATGGCCGGCACGGCCGTGCAGGAAGAGCATGAGGTCGGACCGCGCGATCTGCCGTTCGAGTTCATGTTGAACGCCCTGCGGCTGGTCGAAGGGTTTCCGGTGCATCGTTTCATCGAGCGCACCGGGCTGTCGATGACCTCGATCGAGCCGGCTTTGCAGGAGGCTGAACGGCGCAAGCTGATTACACGCGACCACCAAAAGATCGCCCCGACGCCGCTTGGCCAGGCTTTTCTGAATGACCTGCAGGAGCTGTTTCTGAAAGATCCGCAGTAA
- a CDS encoding TIGR00255 family protein produces MIYSMTGYASATRELVAASGTGGVSVSVELRTVNSRFLDLNFRMPEDVRVCEPTLREMLMNKLSRGKVDIRINLQRSEQSANAGSLSRDALTQLALLERTVLSTFPEAGRLRTGEILRWPGVLAESGVAPDVLRDAVLACGKQAITDLIDVRGREGAQLATMLLANVTEMETIVTKITPLVPELIAKHQQKIVERLQEALGIAAPDTATTTVSREEINERIRQEVTMYGIRIDIAEELSRLTAHLNETRHVIEKGGKVGKRLDFMMQELNREANTLGSKAAAKELADSSMTLKLLIEQMREQVQNLE; encoded by the coding sequence ATGATCTACAGCATGACTGGCTATGCGAGCGCCACGCGCGAACTCGTCGCGGCCTCAGGCACCGGCGGCGTGAGCGTATCGGTCGAACTGCGCACCGTGAACTCGCGCTTTCTCGATCTGAACTTCCGGATGCCGGAAGACGTGCGCGTCTGCGAACCGACGCTGCGCGAAATGCTGATGAACAAGCTCTCGCGCGGCAAGGTCGATATCCGTATCAACCTGCAACGCAGCGAACAGTCGGCTAACGCCGGCTCGCTCAGCCGCGATGCACTGACGCAACTGGCGCTGCTCGAACGCACGGTGTTGTCGACGTTCCCGGAAGCCGGGCGTCTGCGCACTGGCGAAATTCTGCGCTGGCCGGGCGTGCTGGCCGAAAGCGGTGTCGCGCCGGACGTGCTGCGCGACGCGGTGCTCGCGTGTGGCAAGCAGGCGATTACCGATCTGATCGACGTGCGTGGCCGCGAAGGCGCGCAACTGGCGACGATGCTGCTCGCCAACGTCACCGAGATGGAAACGATCGTCACGAAGATCACGCCGCTCGTGCCGGAACTGATCGCCAAGCATCAGCAGAAGATCGTCGAACGTCTGCAGGAAGCGCTCGGTATCGCCGCGCCCGATACGGCGACGACGACCGTCTCGCGCGAAGAAATCAACGAACGGATTCGCCAGGAAGTGACGATGTACGGCATCCGCATCGACATCGCCGAAGAACTGTCGCGCCTCACGGCTCACCTGAACGAAACGCGTCATGTGATCGAGAAGGGCGGCAAGGTCGGCAAGCGGCTCGACTTCATGATGCAGGAACTGAATCGCGAAGCGAACACGCTCGGCTCGAAGGCGGCCGCGAAGGAACTGGCCGATTCGTCGATGACCCTGAAGCTGCTCATCGAACAGATGCGCGAGCAAGTACAGAATCTGGAGTAA
- a CDS encoding MFS transporter, DHA1 family, multidrug resistance protein encodes MEHAIAHSPSNPFQGALRGYTERNETYWRRNLAVCVIGSFTTLVSLSMLLPFLPLYVRQLGVESQSAVIQWSGVAFGATFLGTAVTAPLWGRLADRYGRKPMLVRAALGMAVVMSLIGMAHNVYELVGLRLIAGLVGGYASASTVMVGTQAPRERAGWALGILSTGALAGNLIGPLVGGLLPGWIGIRGTFFAGGAMIVIAALLTIFVVKEDFHPATDARGRGANTTVTPTRRTDYVVVATILVTAMMVLLANMSIEPIITVYIGSLNVGTDHLARIAGVVMACSALGSILTAARLGALADRVGSWNVIIGCLVLTGLVMVPQAFVTQWWQLAGLRVLMGMTLAGLLPAIAKLARQSVDESRTGQMLGYLQSAQFSGQVIGPVIGGQIGVYLGLHSVFFVTGALLVTCAGLAQWARMR; translated from the coding sequence ATGGAACACGCGATCGCTCATTCCCCATCCAACCCTTTTCAGGGGGCCTTGCGCGGCTATACCGAGCGCAACGAGACTTACTGGCGGCGCAATCTTGCCGTCTGCGTGATCGGGTCGTTCACCACGCTAGTCAGTCTGAGCATGCTGTTGCCGTTCCTGCCGTTGTACGTGCGCCAGCTCGGCGTCGAATCCCAGTCGGCGGTCATCCAATGGTCCGGGGTTGCGTTCGGTGCGACGTTTCTCGGCACAGCCGTGACCGCGCCGCTCTGGGGGCGTCTTGCCGACCGCTATGGCCGCAAGCCGATGCTGGTTCGCGCGGCGCTCGGCATGGCCGTCGTGATGTCGCTGATCGGCATGGCGCATAACGTCTATGAACTGGTCGGGCTGCGGCTGATCGCCGGGCTCGTCGGCGGTTACGCGTCGGCCTCGACCGTCATGGTCGGCACACAGGCGCCGCGTGAGCGGGCCGGCTGGGCCTTGGGCATTCTGTCGACCGGCGCGCTTGCGGGCAACCTGATCGGGCCACTGGTCGGCGGACTGTTGCCGGGATGGATCGGCATCCGCGGCACGTTTTTCGCCGGCGGCGCGATGATCGTCATTGCAGCGCTGCTCACCATCTTCGTCGTGAAGGAGGACTTTCATCCGGCCACTGACGCTAGGGGACGGGGCGCCAATACGACCGTCACGCCCACTCGCCGCACGGATTACGTGGTCGTGGCGACGATCCTGGTGACGGCGATGATGGTCCTGCTCGCCAACATGTCGATCGAGCCGATCATCACCGTCTATATCGGAAGCCTGAATGTTGGAACGGATCATCTGGCGCGTATCGCCGGTGTGGTGATGGCGTGTTCCGCGTTGGGCAGCATCCTGACGGCGGCCCGGCTTGGCGCGCTTGCAGATCGCGTCGGCAGTTGGAATGTCATCATCGGCTGCCTGGTGCTCACCGGTCTGGTGATGGTCCCGCAGGCGTTCGTCACCCAGTGGTGGCAACTCGCCGGATTGCGCGTGTTGATGGGCATGACCCTCGCTGGCCTGTTGCCTGCCATCGCCAAGCTGGCGAGACAGTCGGTCGACGAAAGCAGGACCGGTCAAATGCTCGGCTATCTGCAATCGGCCCAGTTCAGCGGCCAGGTGATTGGCCCTGTGATCGGTGGCCAGATCGGGGTCTATCTGGGACTGCACTCAGTGTTTTTCGTCACCGGCGCATTGCTGGTCACCTGTGCCGGACTCGCTCAATGGGCGCGTATGCGTTAG
- a CDS encoding NAD(P)-dependent dehydrogenase, short-chain alcohol dehydrogenase family, translated as MSTSQKVVVVTGASQGIGAELVSAFRKLDYRVVATARSIRPTDDPNIVTVAGDIADPATARRVISEGVARFGRIDTLVNNAGIFLAKPFTNYTAEDYAAAIGVNVSGFFYITQLAIAEMEKHASGHVVTITTSLTDQAVEGVPSVLASLTKGGLNAATKSLAIEYAKRGIRANAVSPGIIKSPMHPQNTHEALGALHPMGHMGEMSDIVGAVLYLDAAPFVTGEILHVDGGQSAGH; from the coding sequence ATGAGCACATCACAAAAAGTTGTCGTCGTTACCGGCGCATCGCAAGGCATTGGCGCTGAACTGGTCAGCGCGTTCCGCAAGCTCGACTACCGCGTCGTCGCAACCGCACGATCGATCAGGCCCACCGACGACCCCAATATCGTGACCGTCGCAGGCGACATTGCCGACCCGGCTACCGCGCGTCGCGTGATTTCCGAGGGCGTCGCCCGCTTTGGTCGCATCGACACGCTGGTCAACAACGCTGGCATCTTCCTCGCCAAGCCCTTCACCAACTACACCGCGGAAGACTACGCGGCTGCCATCGGCGTGAACGTCTCCGGCTTCTTCTACATCACACAACTGGCCATCGCCGAGATGGAAAAGCATGCCAGCGGTCACGTGGTCACCATCACGACCAGTCTGACCGACCAGGCAGTCGAAGGGGTACCCTCGGTGCTGGCGTCGCTGACCAAGGGCGGCCTGAATGCGGCCACCAAATCGCTCGCCATCGAATACGCGAAAAGGGGCATCCGCGCCAACGCCGTCTCGCCGGGCATCATCAAATCGCCGATGCACCCGCAGAATACCCATGAGGCGCTCGGCGCACTGCATCCGATGGGTCACATGGGCGAGATGAGCGATATCGTCGGCGCTGTCCTGTATCTGGATGCGGCGCCGTTCGTGACCGGCGAAATCCTGCACGTGGACGGCGGCCAGAGCGCCGGTCACTGA
- a CDS encoding G/U mismatch-specific uracil-DNA glycosylase yields MTHSDSLQGLSDILEPGLSVVFCGINPGVQAASTGRHFAGRGNRFWRVVHLTGFTPEQISPEDDRTLLQYGCGLTTAVSRPTARADELSQWEFKAAATEFERKIERYAPQCVAFLGKMAISAMSGERDIHWGLQPAAFGGARAWVLPNPSGLNRTFSLDALVMAYRELRLAVAPAGSV; encoded by the coding sequence GTGACTCACTCCGATTCACTTCAAGGTCTGTCCGATATCCTTGAACCGGGTTTATCGGTCGTGTTTTGCGGCATCAATCCGGGCGTCCAGGCGGCATCGACTGGCCGGCACTTTGCCGGCAGGGGCAATCGGTTCTGGCGCGTGGTTCATCTGACAGGTTTTACGCCTGAACAGATTAGTCCCGAAGACGACCGCACACTGCTGCAATATGGCTGTGGCCTGACAACCGCGGTCTCGCGCCCGACCGCACGTGCGGACGAACTATCGCAATGGGAATTCAAAGCGGCTGCGACGGAATTCGAGCGGAAGATTGAACGATATGCACCGCAATGCGTTGCCTTCCTCGGGAAGATGGCGATCTCCGCCATGTCCGGCGAGCGCGACATCCACTGGGGTCTGCAACCGGCAGCATTCGGGGGCGCCCGCGCATGGGTGTTGCCCAATCCCAGCGGCCTGAACCGGACATTCAGCCTCGACGCGCTGGTGATGGCCTATCGGGAACTTCGTCTTGCCGTTGCGCCGGCTGGTTCGGTTTGA